The following are encoded in a window of Candidatus Fluviicola riflensis genomic DNA:
- a CDS encoding FAD-binding protein has protein sequence MIEPKQLQLQISPELAADPEKLHLHIARELNQSPDSFEFVWHKRSIDARKRDIKINATLHVYPKGEVPVKPATFHPKNVSKATPVYIIGAGPAGLYAALRALELGLKPIVIERGKDVRARRRDLAILNKEQLVNPESNYCFGEGGAGTYSDGKLYTRSKKRGDVLKTLEWLVHFGAPQDILVDAHPHIGTNKLPQLIVAMRDCIIEYGGEVRFETKLTDLFIEQQQVVGIEINGNQRIDCSNVILATGHSARDIFYLLHDRGVKLLAKPFALGVRIEHTQELIDTIQYHGRLNDEFLPPASYALVTQVEDKGVYSFCMCPGGIIAPCSTAEGEVVTNGWSPSKRNNITSNSGIVVSVEPEELPNYTPDNPFVCLEFQQKVEQTCWEAAGKTQRVPAQRLIDFIDRKKSKDFPRTSYQPGIVSVDLNTVLPDFIARRLRKAFVDFDRKMRGYLTNDAVLHAPESRTSSPVSIPRNSETCEHIEIAGLYPCAEGAGYAGGIVSAAIDGMKCMDAIAEKLNPKET, from the coding sequence ATGATTGAACCCAAACAACTCCAACTTCAAATTTCTCCCGAGCTGGCAGCAGATCCGGAAAAACTCCATTTGCACATTGCCCGAGAACTCAATCAATCTCCCGATTCATTCGAATTTGTTTGGCACAAACGCTCCATTGACGCGCGTAAACGGGATATCAAGATCAACGCAACATTGCACGTTTACCCGAAAGGAGAGGTGCCGGTTAAACCAGCTACATTTCACCCGAAAAACGTCTCCAAGGCAACACCTGTTTATATTATTGGTGCCGGTCCTGCCGGTTTGTATGCGGCGCTGAGAGCGTTGGAACTGGGATTAAAACCCATTGTGATCGAACGTGGAAAAGACGTGCGTGCCCGGCGAAGAGATTTGGCGATTCTCAACAAAGAACAACTCGTAAACCCGGAATCGAACTATTGTTTCGGTGAAGGTGGTGCAGGAACCTATTCCGACGGAAAATTGTATACCCGTTCCAAAAAACGCGGAGATGTGTTGAAAACGCTCGAATGGCTCGTCCATTTTGGCGCCCCTCAGGATATTTTAGTAGATGCACATCCACATATCGGGACTAATAAACTGCCGCAATTGATCGTTGCCATGCGTGATTGCATCATTGAATATGGCGGCGAAGTACGCTTTGAAACTAAACTGACGGATTTATTCATTGAACAGCAACAAGTCGTTGGTATTGAAATTAATGGAAACCAGCGCATCGATTGTTCCAATGTGATTTTAGCAACCGGTCACAGCGCCCGGGATATTTTTTACCTGCTGCACGACCGTGGAGTGAAACTACTTGCAAAACCGTTCGCTTTGGGTGTAAGAATTGAACACACACAGGAATTAATCGATACGATTCAATATCATGGACGTTTGAATGACGAATTTCTTCCACCAGCTTCGTACGCTTTGGTTACGCAGGTTGAAGACAAAGGTGTTTATTCGTTTTGCATGTGTCCGGGTGGAATTATCGCGCCATGTTCAACTGCCGAAGGGGAAGTGGTTACCAATGGCTGGTCACCTTCCAAACGCAATAATATTACTTCCAATTCTGGAATTGTAGTGAGCGTGGAACCGGAAGAATTGCCGAATTACACACCGGATAATCCGTTCGTTTGCCTTGAATTTCAGCAAAAAGTAGAACAAACGTGCTGGGAAGCTGCCGGAAAAACGCAACGTGTTCCTGCACAGCGATTGATTGATTTTATAGACCGCAAAAAGTCAAAAGATTTCCCGCGAACTTCGTATCAACCTGGTATTGTAAGTGTTGATCTCAATACCGTTTTACCTGATTTTATTGCCCGCAGATTGCGAAAAGCCTTTGTCGATTTTGATCGTAAAATGCGCGGTTATCTCACCAACGATGCCGTTTTACACGCACCTGAATCACGCACATCGTCACCGGTTTCTATTCCCAGGAACAGTGAAACCTGCGAGCATATTGAAATTGCTGGTTTGTATCCGTGTGCAGAAGGCGCTGGTTATGCGGGTGGAATTGTTTCCGCTGCCATTGATGGTATGAAATGCATGGATGCCATTGCTGAAAAGTTGAATCCAAAAGAAACGTAA